In Leptolyngbya sp. 'hensonii', the following are encoded in one genomic region:
- a CDS encoding extracellular solute-binding protein — protein MDRRLFLIGTGALALGPLLAACGAQEANGLKIRLLKNAIPPQLPGKFRQSLQGTPLANPQLDLIPEIQMRTLFSLLEIWQKNAATPNQSGQGFSLPFTRSRVPTRADLVTLGDYWLAAAIQKQFIQPLNPQHLTGWEKLPKRWQMLVTRDLQGNLDPQGQVWGAPYRWGSTLIAYRVDKFKEKGWAPPSDWADLWRPEFRGLISLLDQPREVIGLTLKKLGQSYNTRDLGAILQLKQELQNLHRQTLFYSSNHYLQPLLLGDTYVAVGWSTDILPIVQTDPKIAAIVPAAGTALWSEVWVRPVASSSAAFSQTAEALAEKWIGFCWQPEIAQTLSTLSDAVSPLLAEVDRATLPEDLQNRPSLLPDPEVLRRSDFLEPLPEETLKQYRQLWTEIRQMNG, from the coding sequence GGGCCGCTTCTGGCAGCTTGTGGGGCTCAAGAGGCCAATGGGCTAAAAATCCGCCTGTTAAAAAATGCAATTCCACCCCAGTTACCTGGTAAGTTTCGCCAGAGTCTGCAGGGAACTCCCCTGGCAAACCCCCAGTTGGATCTAATCCCTGAAATTCAGATGAGGACACTTTTCTCCCTGCTGGAAATCTGGCAAAAAAATGCGGCCACGCCGAATCAGTCAGGCCAGGGTTTTTCCCTGCCCTTTACTCGCAGCAGAGTCCCCACCAGGGCTGATCTAGTGACTTTGGGAGATTACTGGCTGGCGGCAGCGATCCAGAAGCAGTTCATTCAACCCCTGAATCCCCAACATCTGACGGGTTGGGAGAAATTACCCAAACGCTGGCAAATGCTGGTTACCCGCGATCTCCAAGGCAATCTGGATCCCCAGGGCCAGGTCTGGGGGGCTCCCTACCGATGGGGCAGTACCCTCATCGCTTACCGGGTCGATAAATTCAAGGAAAAGGGCTGGGCTCCTCCATCGGATTGGGCAGATCTCTGGCGACCAGAATTTCGCGGTCTGATCTCTCTGCTAGATCAGCCCCGGGAAGTGATTGGCCTGACTTTGAAGAAATTGGGTCAGTCATACAACACCAGGGATCTGGGAGCAATCCTGCAGTTGAAGCAGGAACTGCAGAATTTGCATCGCCAGACTTTGTTTTACAGTTCAAATCATTACTTGCAACCCCTCCTTTTAGGGGACACCTACGTGGCTGTTGGCTGGTCAACAGATATTTTGCCGATCGTCCAAACTGATCCCAAGATCGCAGCGATCGTTCCGGCTGCAGGAACAGCACTCTGGTCTGAAGTGTGGGTTCGTCCAGTAGCTTCATCCTCTGCTGCATTTTCTCAAACAGCAGAAGCACTGGCGGAAAAATGGATTGGGTTTTGCTGGCAACCTGAAATTGCCCAAACCCTATCTACCTTAAGTGATGCTGTTTCTCCCCTGTTGGCGGAGGTCGATCGGGCTACCTTGCCAGAGGACTTACAGAACCGTCCTTCCTTATTGCCAGATCCAGAGGTTTTACGGCGCAGCGATTTTCTGGAACCCTTGCCAGAAGAGACTCTAAAACAATATCGCCAGCTTTGGACTGAGATTCGGCAGATGAACGGTTAG
- a CDS encoding late competence development ComFB family protein — translation MPSDRNLTYRNVMEALVAEEVERQFQQLQPKLARYLSKEEVTAFALNRLPALYATSEKGWRQQSIRGRRDCGTQIANVVRQAIVAVQRDPLRMESPLAPAEDSEAQAALRELKVILKREDITWRNLPEVVEQALVKTARGEITWQLRSSVHPPSRPGAPRPPGWTPRHPGWNSDLYKQ, via the coding sequence ATGCCGTCCGATCGTAATCTAACCTATCGAAATGTTATGGAAGCGCTGGTCGCGGAAGAAGTTGAACGGCAATTTCAGCAACTTCAGCCTAAACTGGCCCGTTACTTAAGCAAAGAAGAAGTAACAGCTTTTGCACTTAACCGTCTTCCGGCCCTGTATGCAACCAGTGAAAAGGGTTGGCGGCAACAGTCAATCCGAGGCCGGAGAGATTGTGGTACCCAGATTGCCAATGTGGTTCGGCAGGCGATCGTGGCCGTGCAGCGAGATCCACTGCGGATGGAATCCCCTCTGGCTCCTGCGGAAGATTCTGAGGCCCAGGCTGCCTTACGGGAACTCAAAGTGATCTTGAAGCGAGAGGACATCACCTGGCGCAATCTTCCAGAAGTTGTGGAACAGGCTCTGGTTAAAACAGCGCGGGGAGAAATTACCTGGCAACTCCGTTCCAGTGTTCATCCTCCTAGTCGCCCCGGGGCTCCTCGTCCCCCCGGATGGACTCCTCGCCATCCGGGCTGGAACAGCGATCTTTATAAGCAGTAG
- a CDS encoding aldo/keto reductase, whose amino-acid sequence MQYRRFGKTELSISVFSLGTMRYLAHPEEATATVRTALELGINHLETARGYGKSESYLGQALKTLGVSRSQIYLSSKIPPTADPDLMARGIADSLERLNTSYLDCLAIHGLNTWEHLNWVLAPGGCLTAVKQAMASGQIRHLGFSSHGSRELIQAAMSTDQFEFVNLHYYYFFQRHAPLLDLAAQKDMGVFIISPADKGGMLYTPPPLLQALCQPCSPLELNYRFLLSDQRISTLSIGPAKPEELAPVQEMADRVGPLSQEEQRVLTSLQAHQEVALGFDHCRQCYACLPCPAEIQIPEVLRLRNLALAYEMTEFGRYRYGMFENAGHWFPGTRGDRCTNCGDCLPRCPENLNIPALLQETHDRLQGRSGRRLWE is encoded by the coding sequence ATGCAATATCGCCGCTTCGGTAAGACGGAATTGTCAATTTCAGTTTTTTCTCTGGGGACCATGCGCTACCTGGCTCACCCAGAGGAGGCCACGGCAACGGTTCGAACCGCCCTGGAACTGGGGATTAACCACCTGGAAACGGCCAGAGGATATGGCAAAAGTGAATCCTATCTGGGACAGGCTTTGAAAACCCTGGGGGTGTCTCGATCACAAATCTATCTCTCAAGCAAAATTCCCCCAACTGCTGACCCAGACCTGATGGCGCGAGGGATTGCAGACTCCCTGGAGCGGTTGAATACGTCCTACCTGGACTGCCTGGCCATCCATGGGCTAAATACCTGGGAACATCTGAATTGGGTCTTGGCTCCAGGAGGCTGTCTGACTGCTGTGAAACAGGCGATGGCATCTGGTCAGATTCGGCATCTGGGGTTTTCCTCCCATGGCTCACGAGAACTGATTCAGGCAGCTATGTCCACGGATCAATTCGAGTTTGTCAACCTGCATTACTACTATTTCTTTCAGCGCCATGCGCCCCTACTGGATCTGGCCGCTCAAAAAGATATGGGCGTCTTCATCATTTCTCCCGCTGATAAGGGGGGGATGCTCTACACGCCGCCACCTCTCTTGCAAGCGTTATGCCAACCTTGCTCCCCGTTGGAGCTGAATTACCGATTCTTGTTGAGCGATCAGCGGATTTCGACCCTCAGCATTGGGCCAGCCAAGCCAGAAGAACTGGCTCCAGTTCAAGAGATGGCCGATCGAGTGGGTCCGCTCTCTCAGGAAGAACAACGGGTGCTTACCAGTTTACAGGCCCATCAGGAAGTCGCTCTGGGTTTTGACCATTGCCGCCAATGCTATGCCTGCCTCCCCTGTCCGGCAGAAATCCAGATTCCAGAGGTGCTGCGGCTGCGGAATCTAGCCCTGGCCTATGAAATGACTGAGTTTGGCCGTTACCGCTATGGAATGTTTGAAAATGCAGGGCACTGGTTTCCCGGAACTCGGGGCGATCGCTGTACAAACTGTGGCGACTGCTTACCCCGTTGTCCGGAAAATCTTAACATTCCTGCTTTGTTGCAGGAAACCCATGATCGTCTTCAAGGTAGGTCAGGTCGCCGACTCTGGGAATGA
- a CDS encoding bifunctional nuclease family protein: MIEMKVAGIALDAGTRHPIVLLRDASERRALPIYIGQDQAKSIMNALENQTPPRPLTHDLFVNFMQEWNMTLDRVIIHSLQDNTFYAVLTVRQGEVKKEIDARPSDAIAIALRTNTPIWVMEEVIADASIPVDRDADEAERQAFRDFISNLRPQDFVQRGPSSNSETS; the protein is encoded by the coding sequence ATGATTGAGATGAAAGTCGCTGGAATTGCGCTGGATGCAGGAACTCGTCACCCGATTGTGCTTTTGAGAGATGCCTCGGAACGACGAGCTCTACCCATCTATATTGGTCAGGATCAGGCCAAATCTATCATGAACGCACTGGAAAACCAAACGCCCCCTCGCCCCCTGACCCATGACCTGTTTGTGAATTTTATGCAGGAATGGAATATGACTCTGGATCGAGTTATTATCCATTCTTTACAAGACAATACCTTTTATGCAGTGCTGACAGTCCGCCAGGGTGAAGTCAAAAAGGAAATTGATGCCCGCCCCAGTGATGCAATCGCCATTGCCCTCCGAACGAATACCCCCATCTGGGTGATGGAAGAAGTGATTGCAGATGCATCAATTCCTGTTGATCGAGATGCGGATGAAGCAGAACGGCAGGCTTTCCGAGACTTTATTTCCAACTTACGGCCTCAAGACTTCGTGCAGCGCGGGCCTTCTAGTAATAGTGAGACTTCATGA
- a CDS encoding riboflavin synthase, with protein sequence MFTGLINAVGTLQPYGTEQLRIICLPEQAHLLLPELEIGDSVAVDGVCLTVTQILPQGFLADASPETLSRSTLGLISEPETVNLEPALKLGSKLGGHFVTGHVDGIGSLQEVVEIDGSWEMSFSATLSIARYIVHKGSIAVNGVSLTVADCNSAGTWFKVAVIPHTYGKTTLHRLQPGSRVNLEGDILGKYVEKFLRLGDDRAAGQPPQIREEDGPFESIGPAFLTEHGYL encoded by the coding sequence ATGTTTACCGGACTCATTAACGCTGTGGGTACCCTGCAGCCCTACGGCACCGAACAACTCCGAATTATCTGCCTGCCGGAGCAGGCCCACCTCCTCCTACCGGAGCTTGAAATTGGAGACAGTGTGGCTGTCGATGGGGTTTGCCTCACAGTGACGCAGATTTTGCCCCAGGGGTTCCTGGCTGATGCCTCCCCTGAGACGCTGAGCCGCTCTACCCTAGGGCTAATCTCTGAACCGGAAACTGTCAACCTTGAGCCAGCCCTAAAGTTAGGGAGCAAACTGGGAGGCCATTTTGTCACAGGGCATGTGGATGGTATCGGTTCCCTACAGGAGGTGGTAGAGATTGACGGTTCCTGGGAGATGAGCTTCTCCGCTACCCTCTCGATCGCACGGTACATCGTGCACAAAGGCAGTATTGCGGTTAATGGCGTTAGCCTGACTGTGGCCGATTGCAATTCTGCGGGCACCTGGTTCAAGGTGGCAGTGATTCCTCACACTTATGGCAAAACCACCCTGCACCGACTGCAACCGGGCAGTCGGGTTAATCTAGAGGGCGACATCCTGGGCAAATATGTGGAGAAGTTTCTGCGCCTTGGGGACGATCGGGCTGCGGGGCAGCCCCCTCAAATTCGAGAAGAAGACGGCCCTTTTGAGTCGATCGGACCGGCCTTTCTAACCGAACATGGCTATCTGTAA
- a CDS encoding NAD(P)-dependent oxidoreductase, translated as MSRRRLLITGASGFLGWHLCQVAQDGWEVYGTSFSRPLTIPGVKRLQVDLRDWQQLRQLFADVQPAAVVHAAAQSNPNLCQAEPEAAAQINVAVSWAIADLCAESQILCAFTSTDLVFDGQHPPYRETDPVCPLSHYGEQKVQAEEGIRQRYPQSAICRMPLMFGSANQAKSFIQPFIQTLRAGGNLRLFTDEYRTPASGTTAARGILLALEKVQGRIHLGGRERISRYAFGQLMAEVLDLPADQLQGCLQAEVPMAAPRPRDVSLDSSLAFALGYHPLSLRDELTALRGKV; from the coding sequence ATGAGTCGAAGACGGTTGTTGATTACAGGCGCAAGTGGATTTCTGGGCTGGCATCTCTGCCAGGTTGCCCAGGATGGCTGGGAAGTCTATGGCACGAGCTTTTCTAGGCCCCTGACCATCCCAGGTGTGAAGCGACTACAGGTAGACCTGCGGGACTGGCAGCAACTCCGGCAACTTTTTGCGGATGTGCAGCCTGCAGCAGTTGTTCATGCCGCAGCTCAATCGAACCCCAATCTCTGCCAGGCTGAGCCAGAAGCAGCAGCCCAGATTAATGTGGCTGTTTCCTGGGCGATCGCAGATCTCTGTGCCGAAAGTCAAATTCTCTGTGCCTTTACCTCTACTGATCTGGTCTTTGACGGACAGCATCCCCCCTATCGAGAAACCGATCCAGTCTGTCCCCTCAGCCACTATGGGGAGCAGAAAGTGCAGGCCGAAGAGGGCATACGGCAGCGGTATCCCCAGAGTGCAATCTGCCGTATGCCCCTGATGTTTGGGTCTGCCAACCAGGCTAAAAGCTTCATCCAGCCGTTTATTCAAACCCTGAGGGCAGGAGGGAACCTGCGCCTGTTTACGGATGAATACCGAACCCCGGCCAGTGGGACAACGGCAGCAAGGGGAATTCTGCTGGCTCTAGAGAAGGTGCAGGGGCGTATCCACTTGGGAGGACGGGAACGGATCTCTCGCTATGCATTCGGACAGTTGATGGCAGAGGTCCTAGATTTGCCCGCAGACCAATTGCAGGGTTGTCTGCAGGCAGAGGTGCCCATGGCAGCCCCCCGACCACGGGATGTCTCCCTGGACAGTTCCCTGGCCTTTGCCCTCGGCTATCATCCCCTGTCCCTGCGAGATGAATTAACCGCATTGCGAGGAAAGGTTTAG
- a CDS encoding adenylate/guanylate cyclase domain-containing protein — protein sequence MPYLIRDPDTFNETIYQLMPGTNRIGRELDNDIVLENEARGLSRHHAEIQVMADRILLQDLNSRNGTFVNHKKVTQQELLDGDLLHLGKVAFKFVQAPASSLQDAVSSDISSLSIVRRLSSVGQTQIDFEELLHPEPTRYAGSILKLRQQDTQQRSADKLRILLEVSKQLSIPQTLDALLNKILDLLFTIMDVDRAAILLRHEQTQQLELKALKARLGMTVDQEFYSSRIVNFVCENGDAILIADARDDERFSDSPSILHQAIHASIGVPLKPKDQVIGVLYADNLSLSNAYSQEDLEFLAGLASQAAVAIENAHLYQKMQAEAEMRAKLERFFPKAVSQKIREEGELKIVETEVTALFSDITGFTEMSSQMEPRQVLGMLNEYFKIMVEDIVFRYEGTLEKYIADALLAVWGSPYSRLDDAQLAMQAAIEMQWAMRRLNQRWAQEGRDREVQIHIGLNTGRVAAGNIGSELIQYTNIGDAMNVASRICSTATAGQILIAQTTLDRLGDRCPPVNPMSLVTVKGKAEPLQLYQVLWEEVPSAQVEMV from the coding sequence TTGCCTTATCTGATCCGTGATCCAGATACCTTCAATGAGACGATCTACCAATTGATGCCCGGAACCAATCGGATCGGGCGAGAACTGGATAATGACATTGTGCTGGAGAACGAGGCCAGGGGTCTCTCTCGACATCATGCCGAGATCCAGGTAATGGCCGATCGCATCCTGTTGCAGGATTTGAACAGTCGCAACGGCACCTTTGTCAATCACAAAAAGGTGACCCAGCAGGAACTCCTAGATGGAGACCTGCTTCATTTAGGCAAGGTAGCGTTCAAGTTTGTCCAGGCTCCAGCCAGTTCTCTACAGGATGCAGTCAGCTCGGACATCTCCAGCCTCTCGATCGTCCGCCGCCTCTCCTCTGTGGGGCAAACCCAGATCGATTTTGAAGAGCTGTTGCATCCAGAGCCAACCCGCTATGCCGGATCTATCCTCAAACTGCGCCAGCAGGATACTCAGCAGCGTAGTGCCGATAAGCTGAGGATTCTGCTGGAAGTCAGCAAGCAGCTTTCAATTCCCCAGACTCTGGATGCCCTGCTGAATAAGATTCTGGACCTGCTATTCACGATTATGGATGTGGACCGGGCTGCAATTCTCCTGCGACATGAACAAACCCAGCAGTTGGAATTGAAGGCATTGAAAGCCCGATTGGGAATGACCGTGGACCAGGAATTTTACAGTAGCCGCATTGTTAACTTTGTCTGTGAGAACGGGGATGCAATTCTGATTGCAGATGCCAGAGATGATGAGCGGTTTAGCGATTCTCCCTCGATTTTGCACCAGGCCATTCATGCGTCGATTGGGGTTCCCCTGAAACCGAAGGATCAGGTGATTGGTGTTCTCTATGCCGATAACCTGTCCCTCTCCAATGCCTACTCCCAGGAAGATCTGGAGTTTCTGGCGGGGCTGGCCAGTCAGGCGGCAGTGGCGATCGAAAATGCCCATCTGTACCAGAAAATGCAGGCTGAAGCAGAGATGCGGGCCAAACTGGAACGCTTTTTCCCTAAAGCCGTCAGTCAGAAGATTCGGGAAGAAGGAGAACTGAAGATTGTCGAAACAGAAGTCACAGCCCTGTTTTCTGATATCACAGGTTTTACAGAGATGTCCTCGCAGATGGAACCGCGTCAGGTGCTGGGAATGTTGAATGAGTACTTCAAAATCATGGTGGAGGACATTGTCTTCCGCTATGAGGGCACGCTGGAGAAGTATATTGCCGATGCCCTGCTGGCGGTTTGGGGTTCTCCCTATAGTCGGCTAGATGATGCTCAGTTGGCAATGCAGGCCGCGATCGAGATGCAATGGGCTATGCGGCGATTGAATCAGCGCTGGGCCCAGGAGGGCCGCGATCGGGAAGTGCAGATTCACATTGGCCTGAACACCGGTCGGGTAGCCGCCGGTAACATTGGGTCTGAGCTGATTCAGTACACCAACATCGGAGATGCGATGAATGTTGCCAGTCGCATTTGTAGCACGGCCACCGCTGGTCAAATTTTAATTGCTCAAACCACGCTGGATCGATTGGGCGATCGGTGTCCTCCAGTAAATCCCATGTCCTTGGTTACCGTCAAAGGCAAGGCAGAACCCCTGCAGCTTTACCAGGTCCTCTGGGAAGAGGTTCCGTCCGCTCAGGTGGAGATGGTCTAA
- a CDS encoding serine/threonine-protein kinase: MLETILSGRYKILRPLGSGGFGQTFLAEDLHLPGNFHCVVKQLKPQMSNPGALEVARTLFDREALVLHRLGDYDLIPRLYAHFEENQEFYLVQEFIEGEDLSRELLPGKQFSQPQVMELLQGILEILDYVHQQDVIHRDIKPSNLIRRKRDSKVVMIDFGAVKQISAQTINPMGQTSLTVAIGSPGYMPNEQYSGKPRFCSDIYAVGMIGIQALTGISPGKLPEDVLTGEILWRDQLQTPISPSLAAILDKMVCYDFRQRYQTVKEVLQALKSVAPACSSTIAYPAAEQTLPPPSEAPPQREATAALSGSELPSIPPLSQQETQPVPEPQTTPGQKLRRRMGMAIAASAVVAIGATGVYGHTQWQEQQRLQTTLNQSRSAKTAAKYQDCVNQAKLVPTGSYLHAQAQTLLHECLFFQAKQLASNGKLKDAIAAAVQIPAASAMGQAATKSLEEWATALLKQATEQYRAGKLENAVALAQVIPTRLTTGKTAQGNVTRWKKEWTENESRLKAAQKALDAGEPQKALDETAKIAKTPFWEKKMAVIVQKAQDKLAVAIPASTSGSSTATPSYPNDTSGSGYEPTPASYSSGNQGYTPPTTQTYTPPEPAYVPPPEPVYVPPAYTPPAYTAPEPEPDPVCSGSKC; the protein is encoded by the coding sequence ATGCTAGAGACAATACTGAGTGGTCGCTATAAGATTCTCCGCCCCCTGGGGTCCGGCGGGTTTGGTCAAACTTTTTTGGCAGAAGATCTCCACCTTCCAGGTAATTTCCATTGTGTAGTCAAACAGCTCAAGCCCCAGATGAGCAATCCGGGAGCCCTGGAAGTGGCAAGGACATTGTTTGATAGGGAAGCCCTGGTATTACACCGATTGGGTGACTATGATCTGATTCCTCGCCTGTATGCCCACTTTGAGGAAAATCAGGAATTTTACCTGGTTCAGGAATTTATCGAAGGGGAGGATCTAAGCCGGGAATTGCTTCCTGGTAAACAGTTTTCCCAACCCCAGGTGATGGAGTTGCTCCAGGGGATTCTGGAGATTCTTGATTACGTCCACCAACAGGACGTAATTCACCGGGACATCAAGCCTTCCAATCTGATTCGACGGAAGCGAGACAGCAAAGTTGTCATGATTGATTTCGGGGCAGTGAAGCAGATCAGCGCCCAGACGATCAATCCCATGGGCCAAACCAGCCTGACTGTCGCCATCGGCTCCCCTGGTTACATGCCTAACGAACAATACAGTGGCAAGCCTCGCTTTTGCAGCGATATCTATGCTGTCGGGATGATTGGTATCCAGGCTCTGACCGGCATTTCTCCGGGTAAACTCCCAGAAGATGTTCTAACTGGTGAAATTCTTTGGCGAGATCAACTGCAAACACCCATCAGCCCCAGTCTGGCCGCAATTCTAGACAAAATGGTTTGCTACGATTTCCGGCAACGCTATCAGACGGTGAAAGAAGTGTTGCAGGCCCTGAAATCGGTAGCGCCTGCTTGTTCCTCGACGATCGCCTACCCAGCAGCCGAGCAGACCCTCCCGCCCCCCTCTGAGGCTCCCCCTCAGCGGGAAGCCACGGCGGCTCTGTCCGGTAGTGAGTTGCCCTCAATTCCACCCTTAAGTCAGCAGGAAACTCAGCCGGTTCCAGAACCTCAAACCACACCGGGCCAGAAGTTGCGCCGCCGAATGGGAATGGCGATCGCGGCTTCCGCAGTGGTCGCGATCGGTGCCACAGGGGTCTATGGCCATACCCAGTGGCAGGAGCAACAGCGCCTGCAAACCACCTTGAATCAGTCCCGGAGTGCCAAAACTGCTGCAAAATACCAGGATTGCGTGAATCAGGCGAAATTGGTACCGACAGGGTCCTATCTGCACGCGCAAGCCCAAACCTTGCTCCATGAGTGTCTGTTTTTCCAGGCCAAGCAACTGGCCTCCAACGGGAAGTTAAAAGATGCGATCGCGGCGGCTGTTCAGATTCCCGCCGCCAGCGCTATGGGACAGGCAGCGACAAAATCCCTGGAGGAATGGGCCACAGCTTTGCTCAAGCAGGCAACGGAACAATATCGGGCGGGTAAGCTGGAGAATGCAGTTGCCTTGGCTCAGGTAATTCCTACTCGTTTGACTACAGGTAAAACGGCTCAGGGCAATGTTACCCGCTGGAAAAAGGAATGGACAGAGAATGAAAGCCGTCTAAAGGCGGCTCAGAAAGCGCTGGATGCAGGAGAGCCTCAAAAAGCACTGGATGAAACAGCCAAGATCGCCAAAACCCCCTTCTGGGAGAAGAAAATGGCGGTTATTGTGCAGAAAGCTCAGGACAAGTTAGCTGTAGCTATTCCCGCCAGTACCTCTGGCAGTAGCACAGCCACGCCCTCCTACCCCAACGACACCTCTGGTTCTGGTTATGAACCGACGCCGGCCAGCTACTCCAGTGGCAATCAAGGGTATACCCCTCCAACAACTCAGACCTATACACCACCTGAACCTGCTTACGTCCCTCCCCCTGAGCCCGTTTATGTTCCCCCAGCCTATACCCCTCCTGCCTATACAGCCCCCGAACCGGAACCAGATCCCGTCTGTTCTGGCAGTAAATGCTGA
- a CDS encoding two-component system response regulator has product MKYPEADRPKVLVVDDHPASRMTAVALLSVEGYEVLEADSGPAALKCVVENDPDLILLDVMMPGMDGFEVCRCLKQDEQTRLIPVIFITALNDRRARLKGIEAGGDDFLTKPFDQLELSARVKSLVHQKRLNEDLDHAEKVLFSIARTIESRDPNTGDHCDRLVMRAKAFGEYLGLSRTEVRDLMWGGYLHDIGKVGIPDAVLLKTAGFTPDEWVVMKQHVLIGERICQPLRTMRGVLPIIRHHHERWNGSGYPDGLQGEEIPYLAQVFQVIDIYDALTHERPYKAAFTPQEALRILSEETSRGWRNPWLVEKFTEFIQLTELAEEMAQIA; this is encoded by the coding sequence ATGAAATATCCGGAAGCAGACCGACCTAAAGTTCTTGTTGTCGATGATCATCCAGCCAGTCGTATGACTGCAGTTGCACTGCTATCAGTTGAGGGCTATGAAGTTCTGGAAGCGGATAGTGGCCCTGCTGCGCTGAAGTGTGTCGTTGAAAATGACCCTGATCTGATCTTACTGGATGTCATGATGCCAGGAATGGATGGATTTGAGGTCTGTCGATGCTTGAAGCAGGATGAGCAAACCCGTTTGATTCCTGTGATCTTCATCACGGCTCTGAATGACCGACGGGCCAGGTTAAAGGGAATTGAGGCCGGAGGAGATGATTTCCTGACCAAGCCCTTCGACCAACTAGAACTCTCAGCCAGGGTCAAGTCTCTGGTTCATCAGAAGCGTCTGAATGAGGATCTCGATCACGCTGAAAAGGTACTTTTCTCCATTGCCCGCACGATCGAGAGCCGAGATCCGAATACGGGAGACCATTGCGATCGTCTGGTCATGCGGGCCAAAGCCTTTGGTGAGTACCTGGGGCTGTCCCGGACCGAAGTCCGAGATCTAATGTGGGGTGGCTACTTGCATGACATTGGTAAAGTCGGCATCCCCGATGCAGTCCTACTCAAAACCGCAGGATTTACCCCTGATGAATGGGTTGTCATGAAGCAGCATGTCTTAATCGGGGAAAGAATTTGCCAACCATTGCGAACGATGCGGGGAGTACTGCCCATCATTCGCCATCACCACGAACGCTGGAATGGTTCCGGCTACCCCGATGGGTTGCAAGGAGAAGAGATTCCCTATTTGGCTCAAGTCTTTCAGGTCATCGATATCTACGATGCCCTGACCCATGAACGGCCTTATAAGGCTGCTTTTACCCCCCAGGAAGCCCTGAGAATCCTCTCTGAGGAAACCTCAAGAGGATGGCGTAATCCCTGGCTAGTTGAGAAATTTACAGAATTTATTCAACTTACAGAATTAGCTGAGGAAATGGCCCAGATTGCCTGA